The following proteins are encoded in a genomic region of Spirosoma sp. SC4-14:
- a CDS encoding RagB/SusD family nutrient uptake outer membrane protein, whose protein sequence is MKKLLILGLVAMLGASCKSYLDEDTTGLLYGPNVLSTQDGLESALTGAYRGLGAQWTYGFLHPSANAAVLGGDDVTTHPASNKADWREFDQFNVSTTNQRSGAVYNGCYKAIQGANNVINNYQKTTGTKATIDIIAGEAYFIRGFSYYWLTRFYGSIPVVMSGEYSDTLLTIKKSTPEQVYNLIVSDLKKAETMLPDTRRDPGRPNAGSAKAFLADVYLTMAGWPLKQTDKYDLAAAKAKEVIDNSGKYGFSLMPTFAAVFANDPAVAIIPESVYQISGFTGGSGTANATYGNTAMPGEEGGWDDMFAELYFFRDFPEGPRKDVTFRTEFGLGTTKIPWQNSLTKHPYYQKWYIKGNIVTSSISLPSVMMRYAHVLTIYAEAKARGTGGPDQAAYDALNQIRLRGRASGTKSISPTDGLTATQFADEVVQERAWEFACERTRWFDLVRLERVEAANANKSPDDLQPIKAITKANYWFPLPYSDTSINPNLN, encoded by the coding sequence ATGAAAAAATTACTCATACTAGGACTTGTAGCTATGCTGGGGGCAAGCTGCAAAAGTTATCTGGACGAAGACACTACCGGGTTACTCTACGGCCCAAATGTATTGTCGACCCAGGATGGTTTAGAATCGGCACTGACGGGTGCCTATCGCGGTCTGGGAGCGCAGTGGACTTACGGGTTTCTCCATCCGTCGGCCAATGCGGCCGTGCTGGGTGGCGATGACGTGACGACGCACCCGGCCAGTAACAAAGCCGACTGGCGCGAGTTCGATCAGTTTAACGTATCGACAACAAACCAGCGGTCGGGAGCGGTGTACAATGGCTGCTACAAAGCTATTCAGGGCGCGAACAACGTGATCAATAATTACCAGAAAACCACGGGAACCAAAGCTACCATCGACATTATTGCTGGTGAAGCCTATTTCATTCGCGGTTTTTCATATTACTGGTTAACTCGTTTCTACGGCAGTATTCCGGTGGTGATGTCGGGCGAATATTCCGATACCTTGCTGACAATCAAGAAGTCGACGCCCGAACAGGTGTATAACCTGATTGTGTCGGATCTGAAGAAAGCCGAAACCATGTTGCCCGATACCCGTCGCGATCCGGGTCGGCCCAATGCGGGTTCTGCCAAAGCATTTCTGGCCGATGTGTACCTGACGATGGCGGGCTGGCCGCTGAAACAGACCGACAAATACGATCTGGCAGCAGCCAAAGCAAAAGAAGTGATCGACAACAGCGGTAAGTATGGTTTTTCGCTGATGCCTACGTTTGCGGCAGTCTTCGCCAACGACCCGGCGGTGGCTATCATTCCCGAATCGGTCTACCAGATCAGTGGGTTTACGGGCGGTAGCGGAACCGCCAATGCGACGTATGGCAACACGGCCATGCCGGGTGAAGAAGGTGGCTGGGACGATATGTTTGCCGAGCTTTATTTCTTCCGCGATTTTCCTGAAGGACCACGGAAGGATGTGACATTTCGAACAGAATTTGGCTTAGGAACCACAAAAATCCCCTGGCAGAACAGCCTGACCAAACATCCGTACTACCAGAAATGGTACATCAAAGGCAATATCGTAACGTCCAGTATTTCGTTGCCATCGGTTATGATGCGCTATGCACACGTGCTGACCATCTATGCCGAAGCCAAGGCCCGTGGTACGGGTGGACCCGATCAGGCAGCTTATGATGCGCTCAACCAGATTCGGTTACGCGGACGAGCCAGTGGTACCAAATCAATCTCACCAACTGATGGGCTGACGGCTACGCAGTTTGCCGACGAAGTAGTGCAGGAGCGCGCATGGGAATTTGCCTGCGAACGGACCCGCTGGTTCGATCTGGTACGGCTCGAACGGGTAGAAGCGGCCAATGCCAACAAGAGCCCCGACGATCTGCAACCCATCAAAGCGATTACGAAGGCGAACTACTGGTTCCCATTGCCTTATTCGGATACGTCGATTAACCCGAACCTGAATTAG
- a CDS encoding PQQ-binding-like beta-propeller repeat protein → MNLLLKSFLGLLVLGSYVPLNWQEPVEQLRKTGDDWPAYGGNNAGNRYSPLTQINLNTVKNLQLAWSYDTGDNHDPSQRGMDIQCQPIVVDGILYGTSPRLKLFAVDAATGKQRWQFNPFADPDKRPRFHPLRGVVYWEDSDRSHGTDKRILYTVGSTLYAINAETGKPVDSFGKNGEVDLHEGLGDVETLGYDVMKYSIRVTTPGVIYKDLLITGSALNEGGDAPPGYIRAFNVRTGKLAWVFHTIPLPGEYGYETWSKDSYRKLGGANCWAGMVLDEKRGVVYAGTGSPSVDFYGGARNGQNLFANCVIALNAETGKRIWHFQTVHHDLWDRDLPCPPNLITVKHNGKMVDAVAQATKDGYVFVFDRDTGKPLFPVKEVPVPTSPALPGEKPWPTQPVPTKPAPFVRQELTEAEITTRTPEAHAYVLDRYKNSRHGSKYMPPSEEGTLFYGFGGGAEWGGNAADPDGILYQNANTMLWWLKMRDIRKPQNGMAMTRGGTLFNTNCAVCHGNSGKSSTVANTAQAYPDLSDVGKRMNREQISSIMTTGRGRMPSFAHLSKDDRDAIINFLLKVDSKPAGQPDQHSSVVTGSVTEGADFPYLPPYMNNGNTQFRDQDNYPAIKPPWGTLNAINLNTGEYLWQVPLGEYPELSKKGIPPTGTENHGGPIVTAGGLVFIAATYDEKLRAFDKKTGKIVWEYKLPAGGFATPITYMVNGRQYVVIAAGGTRYGLKPGGSYVAFALP, encoded by the coding sequence ATGAACCTACTCCTGAAATCCTTCCTTGGCCTTTTGGTGCTGGGGAGCTATGTGCCGCTCAACTGGCAGGAGCCGGTGGAGCAGCTCCGAAAAACGGGCGACGACTGGCCTGCCTATGGCGGTAATAATGCCGGAAATCGGTATTCGCCACTGACGCAGATCAACCTGAACACGGTAAAAAACCTGCAACTGGCCTGGTCGTACGATACCGGCGACAACCATGATCCATCTCAACGCGGTATGGATATTCAATGTCAGCCCATTGTTGTGGATGGTATTTTGTATGGCACATCGCCCCGGCTGAAACTCTTCGCCGTCGATGCGGCAACGGGTAAACAGCGGTGGCAGTTCAATCCGTTTGCCGATCCCGATAAGCGCCCCCGGTTCCATCCTTTGCGGGGTGTTGTCTATTGGGAAGATAGCGACCGTAGCCACGGAACCGACAAGCGAATCCTGTACACCGTTGGCTCGACATTGTACGCGATCAATGCCGAAACCGGCAAACCCGTTGACAGTTTCGGAAAGAATGGCGAAGTCGATTTGCACGAAGGGCTTGGCGATGTCGAAACGCTGGGCTACGATGTGATGAAGTATTCCATTCGGGTCACGACACCGGGTGTCATCTACAAAGACCTACTCATAACGGGTTCGGCGCTAAACGAAGGGGGGGATGCTCCTCCGGGTTATATCCGGGCGTTTAACGTGCGTACGGGTAAACTGGCCTGGGTTTTCCACACGATTCCATTGCCCGGCGAATATGGCTACGAAACCTGGTCGAAAGATTCGTATCGGAAACTGGGGGGCGCCAACTGCTGGGCGGGTATGGTGCTGGATGAAAAACGGGGCGTCGTATATGCCGGTACAGGATCGCCATCGGTCGATTTTTACGGCGGTGCCCGCAATGGACAGAATCTGTTTGCCAACTGTGTTATTGCACTGAATGCCGAAACCGGCAAACGAATCTGGCATTTCCAGACGGTTCATCACGATCTGTGGGACCGCGATCTGCCTTGTCCCCCCAACCTGATTACCGTTAAGCATAACGGAAAGATGGTCGATGCCGTAGCGCAGGCTACTAAAGATGGCTATGTTTTTGTTTTTGATCGCGATACCGGCAAACCGCTTTTCCCGGTCAAAGAAGTACCGGTGCCCACGTCTCCGGCACTACCCGGCGAAAAACCCTGGCCCACGCAACCAGTACCCACGAAACCCGCGCCCTTTGTTCGGCAGGAACTGACCGAGGCTGAAATCACCACCCGCACACCCGAAGCGCACGCCTATGTGCTGGATCGGTACAAAAACAGCCGACATGGTAGTAAATACATGCCACCCAGCGAAGAAGGCACGCTGTTTTATGGCTTCGGTGGTGGAGCCGAATGGGGAGGTAATGCGGCCGATCCCGACGGGATTTTATACCAGAATGCCAATACGATGCTCTGGTGGCTCAAGATGCGCGACATCCGCAAGCCGCAGAATGGCATGGCCATGACGCGGGGAGGGACGCTATTTAACACAAACTGCGCCGTATGCCATGGCAACAGTGGTAAAAGCAGCACTGTCGCCAATACCGCTCAGGCCTATCCCGATCTGAGCGATGTGGGTAAACGAATGAATCGGGAGCAAATTAGTTCGATCATGACAACGGGGCGCGGGCGGATGCCATCCTTCGCCCACTTGTCGAAAGACGACCGGGACGCCATCATTAATTTCCTGCTGAAAGTCGACAGTAAACCGGCCGGTCAGCCCGACCAGCATAGCTCCGTGGTGACGGGCTCCGTAACCGAAGGTGCTGATTTTCCGTATCTTCCGCCCTACATGAACAATGGTAATACGCAGTTTCGTGATCAGGATAATTATCCGGCCATTAAACCACCCTGGGGCACACTCAACGCCATCAATCTGAATACGGGCGAATATCTCTGGCAGGTACCATTGGGCGAATACCCTGAGCTTAGCAAAAAAGGCATCCCGCCAACGGGCACCGAAAACCACGGAGGCCCCATTGTTACGGCGGGCGGGCTGGTTTTCATTGCTGCCACGTATGATGAAAAACTTCGGGCTTTCGATAAAAAAACGGGTAAAATCGTATGGGAATATAAACTGCCTGCGGGTGGTTTTGCTACCCCGATTACCTATATGGTCAATGGGAGGCAGTATGTGGTTATTGCCGCAGGAGGCACCCGCTATGGACTAAAACCCGGCGGCTCCTATGTCGCTTTTGCACTGCCGTAA
- a CDS encoding 2-dehydro-3-deoxygalactonokinase produces the protein MRNYVIGCDWGTSSFRLRLIHVPDLRLVGEITSQEGVASTFTAWKAKGENPDMSREHFFRQQLTRQVDVLAQNTGVDLRSVSIVISGMASSSIGMDEVPYATLPFPVDGSRASIRRLEMQTDFPNDIFLISGVRTSHDVMRGEETQLIGLLALLDTEHHGVENAILIFPGTHSKHIYIRHQQVIDFQTFMTGEVFNLMSQYSILKDSLESIGFTSFSDSELEGFRLGVRESDSASTLNSLFRVRTNQLFGLLTKTQNFLYLSGLLIGSELKSLFGQKDWPLILCSGTNLYELYKLAVEELGLTGRTTTISAELVDKATIAGQVKIVQNQLLSLSK, from the coding sequence ATGAGAAACTATGTAATAGGATGTGATTGGGGAACAAGCTCGTTCAGGCTCCGCCTGATTCATGTGCCTGATCTCCGGCTGGTCGGTGAAATTACATCGCAGGAAGGAGTGGCCAGCACGTTCACAGCCTGGAAAGCGAAGGGCGAAAACCCGGATATGTCCCGCGAGCACTTTTTTCGACAGCAACTGACCCGGCAGGTCGATGTTCTGGCCCAGAATACCGGCGTTGACCTGCGTTCGGTTTCTATTGTTATTTCGGGTATGGCATCCTCTTCAATTGGTATGGATGAGGTTCCGTATGCCACACTGCCCTTTCCGGTCGATGGGAGCCGGGCCAGTATCCGGCGGCTGGAAATGCAGACCGATTTTCCGAACGATATTTTTTTGATTTCGGGCGTGCGAACAAGCCATGATGTGATGCGTGGCGAAGAAACGCAGTTGATCGGGCTGCTGGCATTGCTGGATACGGAGCATCATGGCGTCGAAAATGCAATTCTGATTTTCCCCGGCACGCACTCCAAACACATTTATATCCGCCATCAACAGGTTATCGATTTTCAGACATTCATGACCGGCGAAGTCTTCAACCTGATGTCGCAGTATAGCATTCTGAAAGATTCGCTCGAATCGATTGGCTTCACTTCGTTTTCAGATAGCGAACTAGAAGGGTTCAGGCTTGGGGTTCGGGAGTCGGATTCGGCATCAACCCTTAACAGTCTGTTTCGGGTCCGAACCAACCAACTGTTTGGCCTGCTCACGAAAACACAGAATTTTTTGTACCTGAGTGGCTTGCTAATCGGATCGGAGCTGAAATCGCTCTTTGGGCAAAAAGACTGGCCACTGATTCTATGCAGTGGTACCAACCTCTATGAATTGTATAAACTAGCGGTCGAAGAACTAGGCCTAACGGGCAGGACAACCACCATTTCTGCCGAACTTGTCGATAAGGCTACTATTGCCGGACAGGTGAAAATT